The proteins below are encoded in one region of Paenibacillus albus:
- a CDS encoding carbohydrate ABC transporter permease: protein MNAHASARWKLAPLLFISPFFIAYAIFGLYPILYGFWLSLMKGTDTYTFTGFSNYLFVLKDGFFWKAMWNGTKLALGSLFLILPVALGAALLLNRPYIAKKKGMFATFFFTPNITSAVAVGIIFKLLLDRDSGVINSLLGQVGISPIGWLKDAAWTIPALIILCAWKYLGVNILFFLAGLQNVPIELIEAAKIDGASPAQRLWHVTMPLLRPIMTFIVFQCLLGSYGMFSEAFILAGSGFGPENSLVFPTSYLYDEAFRRQDFTYSSALGYVFTLMMLLIGFIQLKMFNLKNQEE from the coding sequence ATGAACGCTCACGCCTCAGCCCGCTGGAAGCTGGCGCCGCTGCTCTTCATCAGCCCGTTCTTTATCGCGTATGCCATCTTCGGGCTATACCCGATTCTATATGGATTTTGGCTGAGCTTAATGAAAGGAACGGATACGTACACATTCACCGGCTTCTCGAATTATCTGTTCGTGCTGAAGGACGGCTTCTTCTGGAAGGCGATGTGGAACGGCACGAAGCTCGCGCTCGGGAGCCTGTTCCTCATCCTTCCGGTTGCGCTCGGCGCAGCGCTGCTGCTCAATCGGCCGTACATTGCGAAGAAGAAAGGCATGTTCGCTACCTTCTTCTTCACACCGAACATTACTTCGGCTGTCGCGGTCGGCATCATCTTCAAGCTGCTGCTGGACCGGGACAGCGGCGTAATCAACAGCCTTCTCGGCCAGGTTGGCATTTCGCCGATCGGCTGGCTGAAGGATGCCGCTTGGACCATTCCGGCACTCATCATTCTGTGCGCATGGAAGTATCTCGGCGTCAACATTCTGTTCTTCCTCGCGGGACTGCAGAATGTGCCGATTGAGCTGATCGAGGCGGCCAAGATTGACGGCGCTTCGCCGGCTCAGCGGCTGTGGCATGTGACAATGCCGCTGCTTCGCCCGATTATGACCTTCATTGTGTTCCAGTGTTTGCTAGGTTCTTACGGTATGTTCAGTGAAGCGTTCATTCTCGCAGGAAGCGGCTTCGGACCGGAGAACTCGCTCGTCTTCCCGACCTCCTACCTGTATGATGAAGCGTTCCGGCGTCAGGACTTTACGTACTCCTCAGCGCTCGGTTATGTATTCACGCTTATGATGCTCCTCATCGGGTTCATTCAGCTGAAGATGTTCAATCTCAAGAATCAGGAAGAATAG
- a CDS encoding carbohydrate ABC transporter permease, which yields MEKSAVAVNGRVVASQASTPIWRGTGRIVVYIVLILMSLLFLAPFLFMIGTAFKRYEDIVGDPLNPLPLHPSLANFSHLFDKLPFFAMLGNSLIIAVSLTALSIIFNALVAYGFSRYEFKFKHGLFVCMLATMMIPGQITLVPSFVMFRSFGMLDTFWPLILPGAVGAFGVFLIRQVMVAIPKEIYDSAKIDGCSELGTFFRIALPLSGSAVGIVGLLTFMGAWNDYLGPLIYLSSGSKMTLAVGLTTMVNPYKIDYASPITGALLMSVPVLVLLSIIGHKYFVDGLTAGSIKG from the coding sequence ATGGAGAAATCTGCTGTAGCGGTGAACGGCCGAGTCGTAGCTTCGCAAGCGTCAACGCCAATCTGGCGCGGAACTGGCCGCATCGTCGTATATATAGTCCTTATCCTGATGAGTCTCTTATTCCTGGCACCCTTCCTGTTTATGATTGGAACAGCCTTCAAGCGATACGAGGATATAGTAGGCGATCCGCTCAATCCGCTGCCGCTGCATCCGTCGCTTGCGAACTTCAGCCATCTGTTCGATAAGCTGCCGTTCTTCGCGATGCTCGGCAACAGCTTAATCATCGCGGTCTCGCTGACGGCGCTGTCAATCATATTTAACGCGCTTGTGGCGTATGGTTTCTCGCGGTATGAGTTTAAATTCAAGCATGGCCTGTTCGTCTGCATGCTGGCAACGATGATGATTCCGGGGCAAATTACGCTCGTTCCGTCGTTCGTCATGTTCCGCTCCTTCGGCATGCTCGACACCTTCTGGCCGCTCATTCTTCCCGGAGCAGTCGGCGCCTTCGGCGTGTTCCTCATCCGGCAGGTGATGGTCGCCATCCCGAAGGAAATCTACGACAGCGCGAAGATCGACGGCTGCTCGGAGCTAGGCACCTTCTTCCGGATCGCCCTTCCGCTCAGCGGCAGCGCCGTTGGCATTGTCGGACTGCTGACCTTCATGGGAGCCTGGAACGATTACTTGGGACCGCTCATTTACTTAAGCTCCGGCTCGAAGATGACGCTGGCGGTCGGCTTGACGACGATGGTGAATCCGTACAAGATCGATTATGCGTCGCCAATAACGGGCGCGCTGCTCATGTCGGTTCCCGTGCTCGTGCTGCTTAGTATTATTGGGCACAAATATTTCGTGGACGGCTTGACGGCCGGCTCGATTAAAGGGTAA
- a CDS encoding sensor histidine kinase, whose translation MNETGSSHVQKEITDSLVSRSSLYMNMLEFDLDSVIRQLQEYVNDDDLLKLSSSSEVMTEIEKMQSQLRLKSKLDLLKRSSKFVENAIAFIPEMHRTVSANANVIGSFDEDQFEALTKSTNRFESPFLLWKDRIFISIPYPDPAVASRQSPVFLLAVEISRGELGLVLQEFTNEGGQTVLLGNKQPFIISAGAGEVNEELIGDFQRAGTEAEETKGLRSVTWNEESYLVVTKHSSRLDMSLLMYVPESKVNASLQVYRFWFYVLSAMSVFLVLLFSYSIYLIIHQPLKRLVRSFRRIEQGQFNLEVSYPLADEFGYLYGQFNGMVKRLDVLVHEVYEQQYLARLAELRHLQSQINPHFLYNSYFILYRMAQQRDHDNVIYFTKHLGEYFQYITRDGSDEVPLSSEIHHARTYAEIQSIRFAERIMVEFDEVPEELSSFPVPRLIVQPIIENAYNHGLENKRKGGLITVSFQDKQGTTQITITDNGGNMDEEKLRELQMSLLDKGPSTEHTGLLNVHRRIIIKYGGGGLTLSIGEERGLAVTISIPRETGNEHESLAHSG comes from the coding sequence ATGAACGAGACCGGCTCCTCCCATGTCCAGAAAGAAATTACCGATTCCCTTGTCTCCCGCTCATCGCTCTATATGAACATGCTCGAGTTCGACCTCGACAGCGTTATTCGTCAGCTGCAGGAGTACGTCAATGACGATGACCTGCTGAAGCTGTCGAGCTCCTCTGAAGTCATGACCGAAATTGAGAAGATGCAGTCGCAGCTGCGCCTCAAGAGCAAGCTCGATTTGTTGAAGCGCTCCAGCAAGTTCGTGGAGAATGCCATCGCGTTCATCCCGGAGATGCATAGGACCGTATCCGCCAACGCTAACGTCATTGGCAGCTTCGATGAGGATCAGTTCGAGGCGTTGACCAAGTCGACGAACCGGTTCGAGTCCCCTTTTCTACTGTGGAAGGACCGTATCTTCATTAGCATTCCGTATCCCGATCCCGCCGTCGCAAGCCGGCAAAGTCCCGTCTTCCTGTTAGCCGTTGAAATCTCGCGAGGAGAGCTCGGCTTGGTGCTGCAGGAGTTCACGAACGAAGGCGGTCAGACGGTGCTGCTCGGCAATAAGCAGCCTTTTATCATTAGTGCCGGGGCTGGCGAGGTCAATGAAGAGCTCATTGGTGATTTTCAGAGAGCGGGCACGGAAGCCGAAGAGACAAAGGGCCTTCGCTCCGTGACGTGGAATGAAGAATCCTATCTCGTCGTTACGAAGCATTCTTCGCGGCTTGATATGTCCCTGCTCATGTATGTGCCTGAAAGCAAAGTGAACGCCTCCTTGCAAGTGTACCGGTTCTGGTTCTACGTCTTATCCGCCATGTCAGTCTTCCTCGTGCTCTTGTTCTCCTACAGCATCTATCTCATCATTCATCAACCGCTCAAACGGCTTGTCCGCTCCTTCAGACGCATTGAACAGGGGCAATTCAATCTCGAAGTCAGCTATCCCCTTGCCGACGAATTCGGCTACTTATATGGGCAGTTCAACGGCATGGTCAAACGGCTCGACGTGCTTGTTCACGAAGTGTACGAGCAGCAGTATCTCGCCAGGCTGGCGGAGCTGCGGCATTTGCAGTCGCAGATTAATCCGCATTTTCTATATAACAGCTATTTCATTCTGTACCGGATGGCGCAGCAGCGCGACCACGACAATGTCATCTATTTCACGAAGCATCTTGGCGAGTACTTCCAATACATTACCCGTGACGGCTCGGATGAAGTGCCGCTGTCGAGTGAGATTCATCATGCCCGCACCTATGCGGAAATTCAGTCGATTCGGTTCGCGGAGCGGATCATGGTCGAGTTCGACGAAGTGCCTGAAGAGCTAAGCAGCTTCCCTGTGCCGCGCTTAATCGTGCAGCCGATTATAGAGAATGCCTACAACCATGGCCTCGAGAACAAAAGGAAAGGCGGACTCATCACCGTCAGCTTCCAGGACAAGCAAGGCACCACGCAGATTACCATTACCGACAACGGCGGCAATATGGATGAGGAGAAGCTGCGCGAGCTGCAAATGAGCCTGCTGGATAAAGGTCCTTCTACTGAGCATACGGGGCTGCTTAATGTGCATAGACGAATCATTATCAAATATGGCGGAGGCGGGCTTACGCTCAGCATTGGCGAGGAGCGGGGTCTTGCTGTGACGATATCGATACCGAGAGAAACGGGGAACGAACATGAATCGCTTGCTCATAGTGGATGA
- a CDS encoding response regulator transcription factor has translation MNRLLIVDDEKFTVDGLYEMIEDTPELELDLYRAYSPEEALEWLSRTKIDIVLSDVRMPGMTGLELQQRIVAQWPRCKIIFLTGIHNLETAQLAVRSGSIDYILKTEGDEAIIRSIRKAIDSLAEESQSSQFMLQAKERMSRALPLLHRDFVMSLLELQTSVTAAKLEELQIMLSSELPVIPLIGRIDQWRDAGYQDQSLLLYAVQNIASEYYASQAFFTVSLDMHHFICLIQPKLEAMDICASSTSSTWRDAVSFVQGTMPSIQQTCDKLLKLPVSLICGAGAAMWQQLPRVYGQMRKQLLVGLGSRDRMLLILDQQQEEGEADGTLQTQPELPTLRTITTRLERLLEVGDLAEFAAAVKQYAALPTQYADYAMVYYAIASVLLSQLTQGEARADEGGANVDIDALMNLAAHKSRDAALDYLLGAAAVVYERRSSMQSERTNQLLSKLHQYIRSNLGGDLSLTRLSEVVYLNPAYLSVLYKQQTGRNLSDYIAELRLDKAKELLLASPFKIHEIADKVGFETSGYFTRFFKKRLQMTPQEYRAKE, from the coding sequence ATGAATCGCTTGCTCATAGTGGATGACGAGAAGTTTACGGTTGACGGCTTATACGAAATGATCGAAGATACACCGGAGCTTGAGCTTGATCTGTACCGAGCGTATTCCCCGGAGGAGGCGCTCGAATGGCTGTCTCGGACGAAGATTGATATCGTGCTGAGCGACGTTCGAATGCCGGGCATGACGGGGCTTGAGCTGCAGCAGCGCATCGTGGCGCAATGGCCGAGGTGCAAGATCATCTTCCTCACCGGCATTCATAATCTCGAGACGGCGCAGCTGGCCGTTCGTTCGGGCTCGATTGACTATATTCTGAAGACCGAGGGCGACGAAGCCATTATTCGCAGTATTCGAAAAGCGATCGACAGCCTCGCGGAGGAGTCGCAGAGCAGCCAGTTCATGCTGCAGGCCAAAGAGCGGATGAGTCGCGCGCTGCCGCTGCTTCATCGCGACTTTGTCATGTCGCTGCTTGAGCTGCAGACAAGCGTCACTGCCGCGAAGCTGGAGGAGCTGCAAATCATGCTCAGCAGCGAGCTGCCGGTCATTCCGCTAATCGGGCGAATCGACCAGTGGCGCGATGCGGGCTACCAGGATCAGTCGTTGTTGCTCTACGCGGTGCAGAATATCGCATCCGAATACTACGCTTCGCAAGCTTTCTTCACTGTAAGTTTGGACATGCATCACTTCATCTGTTTGATCCAGCCGAAACTGGAGGCGATGGATATATGTGCATCATCAACTTCATCAACGTGGCGCGATGCCGTCAGCTTCGTGCAGGGCACGATGCCTTCGATTCAGCAGACCTGCGACAAGCTGCTGAAGCTGCCGGTCTCGCTTATTTGCGGCGCGGGGGCGGCCATGTGGCAGCAGCTGCCGCGCGTATACGGGCAGATGCGGAAGCAGCTGCTCGTCGGCCTCGGCTCACGGGACCGGATGCTGCTCATTCTCGATCAGCAGCAGGAGGAAGGCGAAGCTGATGGCACGTTGCAGACGCAGCCAGAGCTCCCGACGCTTAGGACGATCACGACGCGGCTGGAGCGTCTGCTTGAAGTTGGCGACCTCGCGGAGTTCGCCGCGGCGGTCAAGCAGTATGCCGCGCTGCCGACCCAGTATGCCGACTATGCGATGGTATACTATGCGATCGCGAGCGTGCTGCTTAGCCAGCTCACGCAAGGCGAGGCGCGCGCGGATGAAGGAGGCGCGAATGTCGACATCGACGCACTTATGAATCTTGCCGCGCACAAGTCGCGGGATGCTGCGCTGGACTATTTGCTCGGCGCCGCAGCGGTTGTCTACGAGCGGCGCAGCTCCATGCAATCCGAGCGAACGAACCAGCTGCTCAGCAAGCTGCACCAGTACATCCGCAGCAACCTCGGCGGCGACCTGTCGCTTACGCGGCTCTCTGAAGTCGTTTATTTGAATCCTGCCTACTTGTCCGTTCTGTACAAACAGCAGACAGGTCGCAATTTATCCGACTATATCGCGGAGCTACGTCTCGATAAGGCGAAGGAGCTGCTGCTTGCCTCCCCGTTCAAAATCCACGAAATTGCGGATAAGGTCGGCTTCGAAACATCGGGTTATTTTACACGATTCTTCAAGAAGCGGCTTCAGATGACGCCCCAGGAGTACCGCGCGAAGGAATAG
- a CDS encoding extracellular solute-binding protein, protein MHKPFKWTAIVLMTFIFVFVSACSSGNDNKNTSDSSGNKATSNANASSTDNSKSDNTANTANNSSNTAEPAGEADPYLGKYDPPINVTSVRIINDTFKFMEGQTIDNNMWTQALEEKLGIKIKYDWVVSGDQPGGQGEQKMNVSIASGDLPELIPVNAKQLKQLQEADELEDLTAIYDKYASPFLKEILNQDGPASLASATFGGKLMAIPNTGSSMDGAAMIWIRKDWLDKLGLQPPKTMDDVLAISDAFTTKDPDGDGKPNSYGIAMNKDLYGGFADITGFLNSYHAYPKTWIKDASGNIVYGSIQPEMKTALAALQAMYKKGEIDKEFGVKDGGKEAELTASGKIGMQFGQMWNPLWPLVDNKKNDPNAQWQSYPLASADDQPVTPQVGFATGQYFAVKKGAAHPEALLKMINLFVETGWGQTTTPENYAKYFTSDGFEKFKNMPFQAWPSRKNLDIHLHVTAALDSKDTSGLNPEEKDMYDKTVSWMEGTSKEPLNWAYERVFGKEGSFVIINQYVSGNLLKLTEFYGAPTPAMVEKESNLQKRELETFTKIIMGDPVDTFDKFVEEWKKLGGDQITQEVNDWAKNK, encoded by the coding sequence ATGCATAAGCCATTCAAATGGACGGCAATTGTGCTAATGACTTTTATTTTTGTTTTTGTATCCGCTTGCAGCTCGGGCAATGACAACAAGAACACTTCCGATTCCTCGGGGAACAAAGCAACCAGCAATGCGAACGCATCCAGCACAGACAACAGCAAATCCGATAATACGGCGAATACCGCTAACAATTCGTCGAACACGGCAGAGCCTGCCGGCGAAGCCGACCCTTACTTAGGCAAATACGATCCGCCTATCAACGTAACGAGCGTGCGGATTATCAACGACACGTTCAAGTTCATGGAAGGCCAAACGATCGACAACAACATGTGGACGCAAGCTCTCGAAGAGAAACTGGGCATTAAGATCAAGTACGACTGGGTCGTAAGCGGCGATCAGCCTGGCGGCCAAGGTGAACAGAAAATGAACGTCTCGATCGCCTCCGGCGATCTTCCCGAGTTGATTCCGGTGAACGCGAAGCAGCTGAAGCAGCTGCAGGAAGCGGATGAGCTGGAGGATCTGACGGCGATCTACGACAAGTACGCTTCACCTTTCCTCAAAGAAATCCTGAACCAAGACGGACCAGCTTCTCTGGCATCCGCTACATTCGGCGGCAAGCTGATGGCGATTCCGAATACCGGTTCTTCGATGGACGGCGCGGCGATGATCTGGATCCGCAAGGACTGGCTCGATAAGCTTGGCCTCCAGCCTCCGAAGACGATGGATGATGTGCTGGCGATCTCGGATGCCTTCACGACGAAGGACCCGGATGGAGACGGCAAGCCGAATTCATACGGTATCGCGATGAACAAAGACTTGTACGGCGGCTTTGCAGATATTACGGGCTTCCTAAACAGCTACCATGCATATCCGAAGACTTGGATCAAGGATGCGAGCGGCAATATCGTGTACGGCAGCATTCAGCCGGAGATGAAGACAGCGCTTGCGGCCTTGCAAGCGATGTATAAGAAAGGCGAGATCGACAAGGAATTCGGCGTAAAGGACGGCGGTAAAGAAGCGGAGCTGACCGCTTCGGGCAAGATCGGCATGCAGTTCGGCCAAATGTGGAACCCGCTCTGGCCGCTTGTTGACAATAAGAAGAACGATCCGAACGCGCAGTGGCAGTCGTATCCGCTCGCTTCGGCGGACGATCAGCCGGTAACGCCGCAGGTCGGCTTTGCGACAGGGCAATATTTTGCCGTGAAGAAGGGTGCTGCTCATCCGGAAGCGCTGCTGAAGATGATCAACCTGTTCGTGGAAACAGGCTGGGGGCAAACGACGACGCCTGAGAACTATGCGAAGTACTTCACGAGCGATGGCTTCGAGAAGTTCAAGAACATGCCGTTCCAAGCATGGCCTTCGCGTAAGAACCTGGACATTCACCTTCATGTTACAGCTGCACTGGACAGCAAGGACACATCCGGCCTCAATCCGGAGGAGAAGGACATGTACGACAAGACGGTCTCTTGGATGGAAGGCACAAGCAAGGAGCCGCTGAACTGGGCGTATGAGCGCGTATTCGGCAAGGAAGGCTCGTTCGTCATCATTAATCAGTACGTGAGCGGCAACTTGCTCAAGCTGACAGAGTTCTACGGCGCTCCGACGCCTGCGATGGTCGAGAAAGAATCGAACCTGCAGAAGCGCGAGCTTGAGACATTCACGAAGATCATCATGGGCGACCCTGTCGATACGTTCGATAAGTTCGTCGAAGAGTGGAAGAAGCTCGGCGGCGACCAAATTACGCAAGAGGTTAACGATTGGGCGAAGAATAAGTAA
- a CDS encoding ABC transporter permease: protein MILPGLILVLIYSYGPMFGLLIAFEKYVPAKGMMGSKWVGLDNFRYVIEMPESAQIIWNTVLIAIMKIIAGLIAPIITALLLNEVRKEVFKRGVQTVVYLPHFLSWIILGGILIDILSPTNGIVNQLLGWFGIKPIFFLGSNTWFRYVLVITDVWKEFGFNTIVYLAALTSISPTLYEAAIVDGAGRWKQTLHVTLPGMASIIVLLVTLSLGNVLNAGFDQVFNLYSPQVYETGDVIDTFVYRIGLVDAQYGVATAVGVFRSVVSLFSISLSYYLAYRFANYRIF from the coding sequence ATGATTTTGCCGGGTCTAATCCTCGTTCTAATCTATAGCTATGGTCCGATGTTCGGGCTGCTTATTGCATTCGAGAAGTATGTGCCGGCCAAAGGCATGATGGGCTCCAAATGGGTGGGGCTCGATAACTTCCGATATGTGATAGAGATGCCAGAGTCGGCGCAGATTATTTGGAACACCGTACTCATTGCCATTATGAAAATCATTGCAGGGCTCATCGCTCCGATCATTACGGCACTGCTTCTGAACGAGGTGCGCAAGGAAGTATTCAAGCGCGGCGTGCAGACGGTCGTTTATTTACCTCACTTTCTTTCTTGGATTATTCTGGGTGGAATTCTAATTGATATTCTGTCCCCGACGAATGGGATCGTTAATCAGCTGCTCGGCTGGTTCGGTATTAAGCCTATTTTTTTCTTAGGGAGTAATACGTGGTTCCGGTATGTGCTTGTTATTACGGACGTGTGGAAGGAGTTCGGCTTTAATACCATTGTTTATTTAGCCGCATTAACGAGCATCAGTCCGACGCTGTATGAAGCGGCTATTGTTGATGGAGCGGGCAGATGGAAGCAGACGTTGCACGTGACGCTTCCGGGTATGGCCTCCATTATCGTGCTGCTTGTCACTTTAAGTCTCGGAAACGTTCTGAACGCCGGGTTCGATCAGGTGTTTAATTTATATAGCCCGCAAGTGTACGAGACCGGCGACGTTATTGATACGTTCGTGTACCGGATCGGTCTTGTGGATGCGCAGTACGGGGTCGCGACCGCCGTTGGCGTCTTCCGCTCCGTCGTCTCGCTGTTCTCGATATCGCTGTCTTATTATCTGGCTTATCGGTTCGCTAATTATCGCATTTTCTGA